In Synergistota bacterium, a genomic segment contains:
- the tsaA gene encoding tRNA (N6-threonylcarbamoyladenosine(37)-N6)-methyltransferase TrmO, whose translation MEIYYKPIGIIHSPFRKPKGVPIQPSAAKGIRGTVEVFPEYAAGLKDLEGFSHIILIYHFHLAKRGKLLVKPYMDDKEHGVFATRAPSRPNPIGLSIVKLVDFNGNVLQVEDVDIVDGTPLLDIKPYVPEFDIRAVERAGWLEENVHKLPEVKDDGRFVKSS comes from the coding sequence ATGGAGATTTACTATAAGCCGATCGGCATAATACATAGCCCCTTTAGGAAACCCAAAGGCGTTCCAATACAACCTTCTGCAGCAAAGGGAATCAGGGGAACCGTTGAGGTCTTTCCCGAATATGCAGCTGGATTGAAGGATCTTGAGGGATTTTCACATATCATCTTAATCTACCATTTCCATCTTGCAAAGCGCGGAAAGCTCCTCGTCAAACCATATATGGACGATAAAGAGCACGGTGTCTTCGCCACCCGTGCTCCCAGTAGGCCAAACCCCATTGGTCTCTCAATAGTAAAGCTCGTTGATTTTAACGGAAACGTGCTCCAGGTTGAAGACGTTGACATCGTTGATGGAACTCCTCTACTTGATATAAAACCATACGTACCAGAGTTTGATATCAGAGCAGTCGAAAGAGCAGGTTGGTTAGAAGAAAACGTTCACAAGCTCCCAGAAGTCAAGGACGACGGCAGATTCGTAAAAAGTAGCTAA
- a CDS encoding glutamate--tRNA ligase: protein MKVVRVRFAPSPTGALHVGGARTALFNWLFARNKKGIFILRIEDSDRLRSTKEAEETILEGLTWLGLTWDEGPHRQSERLDIYRKYAEKLVSEGKGYEENGALIFKIPEGKTTLDDIVWGKITIKNETLKDIVMIKSDGTPTYNFAVVVDDHEMGVTHVIRGEDHIANTPKQILLYQALGWELPQFAHLPMILGPDKSKLSKRHGATSVAEYRKLGFLSDAFFNYLALLGWNPGLDREIFSREELIELFSLERVIKRGAVFDMKKLEWMNAQYIRKTPADKLYDLVLPFWEERGWISKDEELDKGYLMKIIDLIKERCKTLVELADFSDYFLKKEPTYDKMLVEQEIRGKEDLLREVAEELESIKSFEAKNIEVCLRAFAEKKGIKLKYIAQAIRVAISGKKVTPPLFEVMEVLGKKRTIERIRRWGIV, encoded by the coding sequence ATAAAGGTGGTCAGAGTCAGGTTCGCTCCCAGCCCCACGGGGGCCCTTCATGTCGGAGGAGCGAGAACGGCTCTCTTTAATTGGCTATTCGCCCGAAATAAAAAGGGCATTTTTATTTTGCGTATAGAGGATAGTGATAGACTAAGATCAACAAAAGAAGCGGAAGAAACCATTTTGGAGGGCTTGACCTGGCTTGGGCTTACCTGGGATGAGGGCCCTCATAGGCAAAGTGAAAGGCTGGATATATACAGAAAATATGCGGAAAAACTCGTCTCTGAGGGAAAGGGCTACGAGGAAAATGGCGCACTAATATTCAAAATTCCAGAAGGCAAAACCACACTGGATGATATAGTCTGGGGAAAGATCACCATCAAGAACGAAACACTTAAGGACATCGTAATGATAAAATCCGATGGAACTCCAACTTACAACTTCGCTGTCGTAGTAGATGACCATGAAATGGGAGTAACACATGTCATAAGAGGAGAAGATCACATAGCCAATACTCCCAAGCAGATCCTTTTATACCAAGCTCTCGGATGGGAGCTCCCACAATTTGCTCATCTTCCCATGATTCTTGGACCTGATAAATCAAAGCTAAGCAAGAGACATGGCGCTACCTCTGTGGCAGAATATAGAAAGCTTGGTTTCCTATCGGACGCTTTCTTTAATTACCTTGCCTTGCTTGGATGGAATCCGGGATTAGATAGAGAAATTTTCTCGCGAGAAGAACTTATAGAGTTATTCTCCTTAGAAAGGGTCATAAAAAGAGGAGCTGTATTCGATATGAAAAAGCTCGAATGGATGAACGCACAATATATAAGGAAAACCCCAGCTGATAAGCTTTACGATCTTGTTCTGCCATTCTGGGAAGAAAGAGGATGGATCAGCAAAGATGAAGAGCTCGATAAGGGTTATCTTATGAAGATAATAGATTTGATAAAAGAAAGATGCAAAACCTTAGTAGAGCTTGCTGATTTTAGCGATTACTTCTTGAAAAAGGAACCGACTTATGATAAAATGCTCGTGGAGCAGGAGATCAGAGGTAAGGAAGATCTCCTGAGGGAGGTAGCAGAGGAATTAGAAAGTATAAAATCTTTTGAAGCTAAAAATATAGAGGTTTGTTTACGAGCTTTCGCCGAGAAGAAGGGCATTAAGCTAAAGTATATCGCCCAAGCTATAAGAGTAGCAATTAGCGGAAAGAAGGTAACACCTCCCCTATTTGAGGTAATGGAAGTTCTTGGTAAGAAAAGAACGATTGAAAGAATAAGGCGCTGGGGAATCGTCTAA
- a CDS encoding TraR/DksA C4-type zinc finger protein: MRDLSRFKKRLEEMKETLTKRIKAIEKEGPRDIGSEEVDVANYMNEMDSLFREKEEAEKTLKRVERALKRFEKGTYGLCVDCGREISEERLEVVPFAERCIECEKKLSKAGRK, translated from the coding sequence ATGAGGGATCTATCTCGCTTTAAGAAACGTCTTGAGGAGATGAAAGAAACGCTCACTAAGAGAATTAAGGCAATAGAAAAGGAAGGACCTCGAGACATAGGTTCAGAAGAAGTAGATGTAGCAAACTACATGAATGAGATGGATTCGCTCTTCAGAGAGAAGGAAGAAGCGGAAAAAACGTTAAAGAGAGTTGAAAGAGCCTTAAAAAGGTTTGAAAAGGGAACCTATGGCTTATGCGTTGATTGTGGAAGAGAGATAAGCGAGGAGAGATTAGAAGTTGTTCCATTTGCTGAAAGATGTATAGAGTGTGAGAAAAAGCTGAGCAAAGCGGGGAGGAAATAA
- a CDS encoding FAD-binding oxidoreductase: MSLKGMVENIVGTDNVRELEGGGVLVEPETIDEIRNIIKVAAEKGYKIFPRGSGTDVEGKINSDIVLSTLKLRKILRVDETNMLIEVEAGTIVSDLISALVKADLFLPCSPTSAGFSTIGGSIATNAVGLRALKHRFMGGYVVGIEVVLPDGETAALGYRDLGRMACGIEKLFVGTRGAFGIISKVCLKVVRKPLFIRTLVIAFEDILSAGRVALNIVSTGIMPFSLELLDSNSLDIVGGSFDFPRGSGAILIVETEGFPDAAIMDAKRIMKMGEDGGALYLKVLENLEEWHHIWKLRRGIFRSVVYSQTPFLFENVVVPRSSLISLCEGIIGILRKTGAKSTVFGHIGDGNLHICFLEGSAEQISQASKELHALVKRLNGTVLRRRGRLIGRATLLQDDDRAQIMRRLKDALDPKGVISSEPVFML; this comes from the coding sequence ATGTCCCTTAAGGGTATGGTTGAGAATATAGTGGGCACGGATAATGTGAGGGAGCTGGAAGGTGGAGGAGTGCTTGTTGAACCTGAAACGATAGATGAGATCAGAAATATCATCAAAGTTGCAGCTGAGAAGGGTTATAAAATCTTTCCTCGCGGATCGGGAACGGATGTGGAAGGTAAGATTAATAGTGATATAGTACTTTCCACTTTAAAGTTACGAAAGATCCTCAGAGTGGATGAGACAAACATGCTTATTGAGGTTGAGGCAGGTACGATAGTAAGCGATCTTATCTCTGCTCTTGTTAAAGCGGATCTATTTCTTCCGTGTAGTCCAACGAGTGCTGGATTCTCTACGATAGGAGGAAGTATCGCTACTAACGCTGTTGGTTTAAGAGCCTTAAAACACAGGTTTATGGGAGGATATGTTGTTGGAATAGAGGTTGTGCTTCCAGATGGAGAAACGGCAGCCCTCGGGTATCGTGATCTGGGGCGAATGGCCTGTGGGATAGAGAAGCTCTTTGTGGGGACAAGAGGTGCTTTTGGAATTATTTCAAAGGTTTGTCTTAAGGTTGTTCGTAAACCCTTATTTATTAGAACGTTAGTCATAGCTTTTGAGGATATCTTAAGCGCTGGGCGGGTCGCTCTTAATATTGTGTCTACTGGCATAATGCCGTTTAGCTTGGAACTCCTTGATTCGAATAGTCTTGATATTGTTGGAGGGAGCTTCGATTTTCCCCGGGGAAGTGGAGCTATCTTAATTGTTGAAACGGAGGGATTTCCAGATGCGGCTATAATGGACGCTAAGAGAATTATGAAAATGGGCGAAGATGGTGGGGCTCTTTATCTTAAAGTCTTGGAGAATTTGGAAGAGTGGCACCACATATGGAAGCTCAGAAGAGGAATTTTCAGATCTGTAGTGTATTCCCAAACTCCTTTTTTGTTTGAGAACGTGGTCGTGCCACGTTCCTCTTTAATAAGCCTATGTGAGGGAATTATAGGTATTCTTCGTAAAACCGGAGCTAAGAGCACTGTTTTTGGACATATTGGGGATGGAAACTTGCATATCTGCTTTTTAGAAGGGAGCGCTGAGCAAATTTCTCAAGCTTCTAAGGAGCTTCACGCCTTAGTAAAGCGTCTTAATGGGACAGTGTTGAGAAGAAGAGGAAGGTTGATTGGAAGGGCGACCCTTTTGCAAGATGACGATCGAGCGCAAATAATGAGACGTCTTAAAGACGCTTTGGATCCTAAGGGCGTTATAAGCTCTGAGCCTGTATTTATGTTATAA
- a CDS encoding tetratricopeptide repeat protein, translated as MKRIILIVVCVLLVVFAALPAIGQQTGSSSDIEKLVTERYFEGAYNYYQEGQYDMAIKYYNIVLSRDPNHAKALYWLARLYQELGLFKQALATWQRLLVVQPDNKIAKYFAKKCKGIIKHGEEAYDTYERAYDVYLRGNKERALRLYEKVCALSPTFEKAFLWAGRVSFELGYYDKAEWYLQRALNLDPKDKIAKYLLNQVRKAKK; from the coding sequence ATGAAAAGGATAATTTTAATAGTTGTGTGCGTTTTACTGGTTGTATTTGCTGCTTTGCCTGCTATTGGACAGCAGACGGGCAGCTCATCGGACATCGAAAAGCTCGTTACAGAGCGTTATTTCGAGGGAGCGTATAACTACTATCAGGAGGGGCAATATGATATGGCCATCAAATACTACAATATTGTCTTAAGCAGAGATCCAAACCATGCAAAGGCTCTTTATTGGCTTGCAAGGCTTTATCAGGAACTTGGTTTATTTAAGCAGGCACTTGCAACTTGGCAGAGATTGCTTGTGGTGCAGCCCGATAATAAAATAGCTAAGTATTTTGCGAAGAAATGCAAGGGAATAATAAAGCATGGTGAGGAAGCCTATGATACTTATGAGCGCGCTTACGATGTTTACTTGAGGGGGAATAAGGAAAGAGCGTTAAGACTTTATGAAAAAGTTTGTGCATTAAGTCCGACTTTTGAGAAGGCCTTCCTGTGGGCCGGTAGAGTTTCCTTCGAGCTGGGTTATTACGATAAGGCGGAGTGGTATTTACAGAGAGCGTTGAATCTCGATCCGAAGGACAAGATAGCCAAATATCTGCTTAATCAGGTGAGAAAAGCTAAAAAATGA
- a CDS encoding fibronectin type III domain-containing protein: MRGEHLLRLLSFLAFGIVMVAVTASAFSLPLPPSNLEAEIVSPTHIRLTWWDNSTDEDGFLIERKTSSSSWKQMGYTPPDVNVYNDEGLTPGETYYYRIRAYEDTYYTDYCELSQPVTTIGFPDPPTDLSGKALSSSEIELTWEDRSDNELGFIVERKWGRNWIEVDVLPPNMESFIDTGLSEYTKYTYRVLAFNQAGRTSSNEVEVRTLPSGGEVILSAGCALGEGSLGVVLLFPIIALATISLGRWIKR; the protein is encoded by the coding sequence ATGAGGGGAGAACACCTGCTAAGACTTTTGTCGTTCTTAGCATTTGGGATAGTGATGGTTGCGGTTACTGCTTCTGCTTTTTCACTTCCTCTTCCCCCTTCGAATCTCGAGGCGGAAATAGTTTCTCCAACTCATATTAGACTTACTTGGTGGGATAATTCTACGGATGAAGATGGATTCTTAATAGAGAGGAAAACATCTTCAAGTAGCTGGAAGCAAATGGGTTATACACCTCCTGATGTTAATGTTTATAACGATGAGGGCTTAACCCCTGGGGAAACATATTATTACAGGATAAGAGCTTATGAGGATACCTATTATACCGATTATTGTGAGCTCTCTCAGCCTGTGACTACCATAGGCTTTCCTGATCCGCCAACTGATCTCAGTGGTAAGGCACTTTCTTCCTCGGAAATAGAGCTTACTTGGGAAGATAGATCTGATAATGAGCTTGGTTTTATAGTCGAGAGAAAATGGGGAAGAAACTGGATAGAGGTTGATGTACTTCCTCCCAATATGGAAAGTTTCATCGATACAGGACTCTCGGAATATACGAAATATACCTATAGGGTTTTGGCTTTCAATCAAGCGGGGAGAACTTCGTCAAATGAGGTGGAGGTCAGAACGCTTCCATCAGGAGGGGAGGTTATCTTAAGCGCTGGCTGTGCGCTTGGCGAGGGTAGTCTCGGGGTGGTACTTCTGTTTCCGATTATAGCTTTAGCTACTATTAGCTTGGGGAGATGGATCAAAAGATGA
- a CDS encoding homoserine dehydrogenase, whose amino-acid sequence MNVALIGCGNVGQGFLSLLVEKKSELEKEGLRINVVAVCDKLRGSVYDPEGLNVVKVLELASKSEISSYPGGIKDLDPVSTITKTNANVVLEATWTELKTGEPAFTHMREALEAQKHVITTNKGPILLRLGELLRLAEANGVEIRFEGVVLSGTPVFNLIRECLPGSEIVSFRGILNGTTNYILTKMEDGLSFEEALKEAQRLGYAEADPTMDVEGWDAAAKALIMANVFMGANLKLDEIECEGITSLKVEDIKGALREGARYKLIAKGYRDGGSVRVKVSPEKVPLTDPLANILGTLNAVTFSTDTVGEITIVGRGAGGREAGYALFSDLVSLARKLSRG is encoded by the coding sequence ATTAACGTTGCTTTAATAGGCTGTGGGAACGTTGGTCAAGGTTTTTTAAGTCTATTGGTTGAGAAAAAGAGCGAGCTTGAGAAAGAGGGATTGAGGATCAATGTTGTAGCAGTTTGTGATAAGCTTAGGGGCTCTGTTTACGACCCTGAGGGACTAAATGTGGTTAAGGTTCTTGAACTTGCATCTAAGTCCGAAATATCATCTTATCCTGGGGGAATAAAAGATCTCGACCCTGTATCTACCATAACTAAAACCAATGCCAATGTGGTTCTTGAGGCTACATGGACCGAGCTTAAAACGGGGGAGCCTGCTTTTACCCACATGAGGGAAGCTCTCGAGGCCCAAAAGCACGTTATAACCACCAATAAGGGGCCTATCCTTCTGCGCCTGGGAGAGCTTCTCAGACTTGCTGAGGCTAACGGTGTCGAGATAAGGTTTGAAGGGGTTGTCCTTTCAGGTACTCCAGTATTTAATCTGATTAGGGAGTGCTTGCCTGGTAGTGAGATAGTTTCCTTTAGAGGGATACTTAATGGGACTACCAATTACATCTTGACGAAAATGGAGGATGGGCTCAGTTTTGAGGAAGCTCTTAAAGAAGCTCAGAGACTTGGTTATGCTGAAGCGGATCCAACAATGGATGTTGAGGGATGGGATGCGGCAGCCAAAGCGCTTATAATGGCTAACGTCTTTATGGGAGCTAACCTGAAACTCGATGAGATAGAGTGTGAGGGTATAACATCGCTTAAGGTTGAGGATATCAAAGGAGCTCTAAGAGAGGGAGCGAGATATAAGCTTATAGCTAAAGGATATAGAGATGGCGGAAGCGTTCGGGTTAAGGTTTCTCCTGAGAAGGTTCCTTTAACTGATCCTCTGGCTAACATTTTGGGAACGCTAAATGCGGTTACATTTTCAACCGATACTGTGGGAGAGATTACCATAGTGGGTAGGGGAGCTGGTGGCAGAGAAGCTGGATATGCCCTCTTTTCAGACCTTGTTTCCCTTGCGAGGAAACTCTCAAGAGGATGA
- a CDS encoding NTPase: MRKHLILTGPPGVGKTTLLKKLMEGVSDARGFFTEEIREGGRRRGFKLITLSGRECVLAHESLSSPYRVGKYGVNLSDFEKIGVGEIEKGLSEGASIIVIDEIGKMELFSRRFEKALLKALDSLRVVATMGRINHPVVKRIRARKDVEIIEVRLDNRSILAHQLRIFQSSSPSE, from the coding sequence ATGAGAAAGCATCTTATATTAACTGGTCCTCCGGGCGTTGGTAAAACTACCCTTCTTAAGAAGCTTATGGAAGGGGTTTCAGATGCCCGTGGTTTTTTCACCGAAGAAATAAGGGAAGGGGGAAGAAGGCGGGGATTTAAGCTTATAACTCTCTCCGGAAGGGAATGTGTTCTCGCGCATGAATCGCTTTCTTCCCCTTATAGGGTTGGAAAATATGGTGTTAACCTAAGTGATTTTGAGAAAATTGGCGTTGGGGAGATAGAGAAAGGCCTCTCTGAGGGAGCTTCAATTATAGTCATAGATGAAATAGGTAAGATGGAGCTTTTCTCAAGGAGATTTGAGAAAGCTCTATTAAAAGCGCTTGATTCCTTGAGAGTCGTAGCCACGATGGGGAGGATAAACCATCCTGTAGTAAAAAGAATCAGAGCAAGGAAGGATGTCGAGATTATAGAGGTTAGGCTGGATAATAGAAGTATTTTAGCTCACCAGCTTAGGATTTTCCAAAGTTCGTCTCCCTCTGAATAA
- a CDS encoding AIR synthase family protein — translation MELGKLPPHMMEKLVFPYLGAPNPRVELGPAVGEDAAVINVEGKKYLVVSSDPIVGADEEPGFYLVHINANDVASKGADPSFFTTTIIVPESWEEEDLETLMKEIDRECRKIGASLVGGHTEITRKFKHLILSGTMFGFADRVLSAKNIKPGDKIILTKGAGIEGTSILARAKRSFLEKRLSQQEIEKAISLKEEISVVKEAKILRKWAIFMHDPTEGGVLGGLNELQIRSGLSIEAHLNEIPIPEIVKKVCDALNIDPLKLIGSGALLAVIPESDVEIAISSLNARGIEAKIVGTFVEGEGNLPYSEGDELWKILSW, via the coding sequence ATGGAACTGGGTAAGCTTCCCCCTCATATGATGGAAAAGCTCGTTTTCCCCTACCTTGGAGCACCTAATCCCCGCGTAGAGCTTGGTCCAGCGGTGGGAGAAGACGCCGCTGTTATCAACGTTGAAGGGAAAAAATACCTCGTAGTATCATCGGACCCTATAGTTGGAGCCGACGAGGAACCAGGGTTTTACCTCGTCCATATAAACGCTAATGACGTTGCATCAAAGGGAGCAGATCCATCCTTTTTCACCACTACTATAATAGTTCCGGAAAGCTGGGAAGAGGAAGATCTTGAAACTCTCATGAAGGAGATAGACAGAGAGTGCAGGAAAATAGGAGCCAGTCTCGTTGGAGGACACACAGAAATAACAAGGAAATTCAAACATCTTATACTCTCCGGAACGATGTTTGGCTTCGCAGATAGGGTGCTATCCGCCAAGAATATAAAACCAGGGGATAAGATAATACTAACCAAGGGAGCAGGAATAGAAGGAACTTCTATACTCGCACGAGCGAAAAGAAGCTTTCTTGAAAAAAGGCTATCGCAACAAGAGATTGAGAAAGCTATTTCCTTAAAGGAAGAGATATCCGTAGTAAAAGAGGCAAAAATCCTAAGAAAGTGGGCTATATTTATGCACGATCCAACGGAAGGAGGAGTCTTGGGAGGATTAAACGAACTCCAGATAAGAAGCGGGTTAAGCATAGAAGCTCATCTTAATGAAATTCCCATTCCCGAAATAGTAAAAAAGGTGTGCGACGCACTTAATATAGATCCTTTGAAGCTAATTGGATCGGGAGCCCTTTTAGCGGTCATTCCGGAATCCGATGTAGAAATAGCCATATCTTCCCTAAACGCCCGCGGTATAGAAGCTAAGATCGTAGGAACCTTCGTAGAAGGAGAGGGGAACCTACCTTATTCAGAGGGAGACGAACTTTGGAAAATCCTAAGCTGGTGA
- a CDS encoding epoxyqueuosine reductase QueH codes for MKRKSKVLLHICCAPDATYPFLELSKEFETIIGYFYGSNIHPIEEYERRKEALVKLSREWKFTVIFERYDPESWVKEMKGLEKEPEGGKRCEKCFRLQLERTALKAKELGIEAFTTTLTISPHKDVVLINSLGKEIAEKTGLKFIERIFRKKNGFKKSVELSKKSNLYRQNYCGCIFSIRKEEGSNGTG; via the coding sequence ATGAAAAGGAAATCTAAAGTATTGCTTCATATATGTTGTGCCCCAGATGCTACATATCCATTCTTAGAGCTATCAAAGGAGTTCGAAACCATTATAGGATACTTCTATGGATCCAATATTCATCCAATAGAGGAGTATGAAAGGAGAAAAGAAGCACTCGTTAAGCTCTCCAGGGAGTGGAAATTCACAGTGATATTTGAGAGGTATGACCCGGAAAGCTGGGTCAAAGAAATGAAAGGCCTTGAGAAAGAACCCGAAGGTGGTAAAAGATGTGAAAAATGCTTTCGTCTACAGCTTGAGAGAACCGCTTTAAAAGCCAAAGAGCTTGGAATAGAAGCCTTCACAACGACACTAACGATAAGCCCCCATAAAGATGTAGTGCTGATAAACTCATTGGGAAAAGAGATAGCCGAGAAAACCGGTTTAAAATTTATCGAAAGAATTTTCAGGAAAAAGAATGGTTTTAAAAAGAGTGTTGAGCTCAGCAAAAAATCAAATCTATACAGGCAAAACTATTGCGGTTGCATATTTAGTATTAGAAAGGAGGAAGGAAGTAATGGAACTGGGTAA
- a CDS encoding tRNA (adenine-N1)-methyltransferase, translated as MKLKEKDLVLLLSESGASFLTRLSKRKFSTHLGEINLSDALNKEYGDFIKTHKGEKFFLIKPPIGEFTRRIKRQTQIIFPKEAGYILMYLDIFPGARVIECGSGSGSLTTILAHFVGENGKVFSYERRRSFANLAEENLRKWGVIDRVEIKIRDIEEGFDEEGVDAIFLDLPNPWDYLRHVRKALLPGRHFGAICPTYNQLEKLTEALKDNGFTWIRSLELLKRDIRPFPGRIRPEDNMIAHTGFLIFATLVKRDEKEI; from the coding sequence ATGAAACTTAAGGAGAAGGATCTGGTTCTATTACTTTCGGAATCGGGAGCATCCTTTTTAACGAGGTTGAGTAAGAGAAAGTTCTCAACCCACCTTGGAGAAATAAACTTAAGTGATGCTCTAAATAAGGAATATGGCGATTTTATCAAGACACACAAGGGAGAAAAGTTCTTTTTGATAAAACCTCCCATCGGAGAGTTCACAAGAAGAATAAAACGTCAAACTCAGATAATCTTTCCAAAAGAAGCGGGATATATACTTATGTACCTTGACATATTCCCCGGAGCCAGAGTTATAGAGTGCGGATCTGGTAGCGGTTCACTGACAACGATATTAGCCCATTTCGTTGGAGAAAACGGAAAGGTTTTCTCATATGAAAGAAGAAGGTCATTCGCTAACCTTGCCGAGGAAAACCTTAGAAAATGGGGGGTAATAGATAGGGTGGAAATAAAGATCAGAGACATAGAAGAGGGATTCGATGAGGAAGGAGTAGATGCGATATTCCTTGATCTGCCGAATCCTTGGGACTATCTAAGGCACGTCAGAAAAGCTCTACTTCCGGGAAGACACTTTGGAGCCATCTGCCCAACTTATAATCAGCTGGAAAAGCTAACGGAAGCTCTGAAAGATAACGGATTCACCTGGATAAGATCCTTAGAGCTGCTTAAGCGTGATATTCGCCCCTTCCCTGGAAGAATAAGACCAGAAGACAACATGATAGCCCATACCGGCTTTTTAATCTTTGCTACGCTTGTTAAGCGAGATGAAAAGGAAATCTAA
- a CDS encoding diguanylate cyclase — protein MKILVVDDSKLIRALLRNILERELRSQIEEASSGSEAVQKTAEAEYDLVILDMFLPDTIGVNIIKQIIKLERGWLPVIIITSATDKRYLKEALEKGAIDYIRKPFDEVELTARVKAALRTKKLYDRLREMNQKLLEMSITDELTKLYNRRHAMTSLEMEFKKSKRYKTPMSVIISDLDHFKSINDAYGHLAGDEVLKKAASLIRENIREADIAGRYGGEEFMIILPNTSLDGAITTAERLRSKISQSQILVPGNGKVITITMSFGICSYPEETIRDKEDMIKLADEALYISKKKGRNKTTFYSRGVFLSIPTEGGKK, from the coding sequence GTGAAAATCCTCGTAGTAGATGACAGCAAGCTGATACGAGCCCTGCTTAGAAATATCTTGGAAAGAGAGCTAAGATCTCAGATAGAGGAAGCCTCAAGCGGAAGCGAGGCTGTGCAGAAGACGGCTGAAGCTGAGTACGATTTGGTTATACTCGACATGTTTCTACCAGACACCATAGGTGTAAACATTATCAAGCAGATAATAAAGCTCGAGAGGGGATGGCTTCCGGTAATAATAATCACATCTGCAACAGATAAGAGGTATCTAAAGGAAGCCCTCGAGAAGGGAGCCATAGACTATATAAGAAAACCTTTCGATGAGGTAGAGCTCACTGCTCGTGTAAAGGCTGCTTTGAGAACAAAAAAGCTATATGATAGATTGAGAGAAATGAACCAAAAGTTATTGGAAATGTCCATAACGGATGAACTAACGAAGCTATATAATAGGAGACACGCCATGACGAGCTTAGAAATGGAGTTTAAAAAAAGCAAAAGATATAAAACCCCTATGTCTGTGATAATCTCGGACCTCGACCACTTTAAAAGCATCAATGATGCTTATGGACATTTAGCAGGAGATGAGGTTCTTAAAAAAGCTGCAAGCCTTATAAGAGAGAACATTAGAGAAGCGGACATCGCAGGAAGATATGGCGGTGAGGAATTTATGATCATCTTGCCAAATACGAGCTTAGATGGGGCGATAACCACGGCGGAAAGGCTACGCAGTAAAATAAGCCAAAGTCAGATTCTAGTACCAGGGAATGGAAAGGTTATCACTATAACCATGAGCTTTGGAATTTGCTCTTATCCTGAGGAAACCATAAGGGATAAAGAAGATATGATAAAATTAGCTGATGAAGCGCTCTACATTTCGAAGAAGAAAGGCAGGAATAAAACGACGTTTTATAGCCGAGGAGTTTTCTTATCCATACCAACAGAGGGAGGTAAAAAATGA
- a CDS encoding ABC transporter substrate-binding protein, whose translation MALIGWPWSGLALGAAPVAEELKVPMVCTWATNPKVTEGRKYVSRVAFIDTFGGKIIATFLVKDKGVKKIAILQDTKQPYSTGLAEFAKKEIEALGGTAKIYSTETGASPPDVAKVIDEIVKSKPEAVVMTVYSREAAMSLALLKEKGFKGIRMMGDTGGSPSLWEMSGGAVDGMYFYDHFHPDGAKTGIAEKFVEQFRSKYNKEPYAAAAVAYDAYLIVYNAIKNCLKDGKELTRDNINYYIRHTKDLEGVTGKITIDPEAGNPTKPAFLIQWKGNKPVFLKLITP comes from the coding sequence TTGGCGCTCATAGGATGGCCTTGGAGTGGCCTTGCTCTCGGGGCAGCACCAGTGGCTGAGGAGCTTAAGGTGCCGATGGTCTGCACGTGGGCAACCAATCCAAAGGTAACTGAAGGGAGAAAATACGTTTCGAGAGTTGCTTTCATAGACACCTTCGGTGGAAAGATTATAGCGACCTTCCTGGTTAAGGATAAGGGTGTTAAAAAGATAGCTATCCTCCAAGACACGAAACAGCCTTATTCCACAGGTCTTGCCGAGTTTGCTAAGAAGGAAATAGAGGCTCTGGGAGGGACCGCGAAGATTTACTCCACTGAGACGGGCGCCTCACCTCCTGACGTAGCTAAGGTTATAGATGAGATCGTTAAGAGCAAGCCTGAGGCCGTTGTGATGACCGTTTATTCGAGAGAAGCTGCAATGAGCTTGGCTCTTCTCAAGGAGAAGGGCTTTAAGGGTATCAGGATGATGGGAGATACTGGAGGATCTCCATCTCTCTGGGAGATGTCCGGTGGGGCTGTTGATGGAATGTATTTCTATGATCACTTCCATCCAGATGGCGCTAAGACGGGAATAGCGGAGAAGTTCGTTGAGCAGTTCAGAAGCAAATATAATAAGGAACCTTATGCTGCAGCTGCGGTTGCCTATGATGCCTATCTGATAGTATATAACGCTATAAAGAACTGTCTTAAGGATGGGAAAGAGCTGACGAGGGATAACATTAACTATTATATAAGACATACGAAAGATCTCGAAGGTGTGACCGGTAAGATCACAATAGATCCTGAAGCTGGTAATCCGACAAAGCCCGCTTTCCTTATTCAGTGGAAGGGCAACAAGCCAGTATTCCTTAAGCTTATAACTCCTTGA